The stretch of DNA CGAGCAGGCTCACTCCTACACTGGATTGCATTTCAAGGCAGGGCGATTTAGTGCTGGACCGTAACGTTCGCGTACCCGGCGACGCTTTCTGACCCGACACCGAATAAACCTGTAGGAGTGAGCCTGCTCGCGATAGCGGACTGACATTCAACATCGACGTTGCCTGACACACCGCTTTCGCGAGCAGGCTCACTCCTACACTGGATTGCATTTCAAGGCAGGGCGATTTAGTGCTGGACCGTAACGTTCGCGTACCCGGCGACGCTTTCTGATGCTACACCGAGCAAAAACTGTGGGAGCGGGCTTGCTCGCGAAGGCGTAGTGTCAGTCGACATTTTCGCTGGCTGACACACCACCATCGCGAGCACGCTCGCTCCCACAGTGGATTGCATTTCAACCATAAGAAAAAATCAGCCCTGAACCGAGGTCCCATCAACGAACCACTGCAAGAGTGAATCGAACATGAGCGCCAACGTCGACCTGAACAACCGCCCCGACTACGACCGTGTCCTGCAGGACATCGCCGATTATGTCCTTACTTACAAAATCGAATCTGCCGAAGCCCTCGACACCGCCCGCAACTGCCTGATGGACACGTTGGGCTGTGGCCTGCTGGCACTGCGTTTCCCCGAATGCACCAAGCACCTTGGCCCGATCGTCGAAGGCACCGTCGTGCCGTTCGGGGCGCGGGTGCCCGGCACGTCGTATCGCCTGGACCCGGTAAAAGCCGCGTGGGACATCGGCTGCATCGTGCGCTGGCTCGATTACAACGACACCTGGCTGGCCGCCGAATGGGGGCATCCGTCGGACAACCTCGGCGCGATTCTCGCGGTGGCCGATCACCTGTCGCAGAAGCGCATCGCCAACGCTGAAACGCCGCTGACGGTGCGCGATGTGCTGGAGGCGATGATCATGGCCCACGAGATTCAAGGCGTGATCGCCCTGGAAAACTCCTTCAATCGCGTCGGGCTCGATCACGTGATGCTGGTGAAGGTCGCCTCGACCGCCGTCACCGCGAAGCTGATGGGCGCCAATCGCGAGCAACTGTTGTCGGCGTTGTCCCATGCCTTCGCCGACGGTCAGGCGCTGCGCACCTATCGGCATGCGCCGAATGCCGGGTCACGCAAATCCTGGGCGGCGGGGGATGCGACCAGTCGTGGCGTGCGTCTGGCCGATATCGCCTTGCGCGGCGAGATGGGCATTCCCGGGGTGCTGACTGCCAGGCAGTGGGGCTTCTACGACGTCTCGTTCAGCCACACCAACAACGATCTGGCGCTCAAGCCCGAGGGTAAACGTGCCTTCAGCTTCTCGCGGCCCTACGGCAGTTACGTGATGGAAAACGTGCTGTTCAAGATCAGTTTTCCCGCCGAGTTTCACGCACAAACCGCCTGCGAAGCAGCCGTCACTCTGCACCCGCTGGTGCGCAATCGGCTGCATGAAATCGACCGCATCGTCATCACCACCCATGAGTCGGCGATTCGCATCATTTCCAAGGTCGGGCCGCTGGCCAATGCCGCCGACCGCGACCACTGCATCCAGTACATGACGGCGGTGCCGCTGGCGTTCGGCAATCTGGTGGCCGAGCAGTACGAAGACGATTTCCACGCCGCACACCCGATCATCGATGTGCTGCGTGAAAAAATGGTCATCGTCGAGGAGCCGCGTTTCACTCGCGAATACCTTGAGGCCGACAAACGTTCGATTGCCAACGCGGTGCAGGTGTTTTTCAAGGATGGCAGCAGCACCGAGAACGTGATGGTGGAATACCCGATCGGCCACCGTCGCCGTCGCGCCGAGGGCATTGCGTTGCTCGAAGACAAGTTCAAAGCCAACCTGGCGACGCGTTTCACCGGCCAGCGCAGCCACCAGATTTTCACCCTGTGCAAGGATCAGGCGCAGCTTGAGGCAACCCCGGTTCAGCGCTTTGTCGATCTGTTGGTGATTTAGACCGGTCACTCAGGCCTGTTCAAAACGCAGGATCACGCGGCGGTTGGTCCTGCTCTTTTTCTCGATTTTTTCGCAGTACACCCGACCGATTTCCCGGGTGTTATGCACATGGGTGCCGCCACAGGGCTGGATGTCGACACCGCTGATTTCCACGACCCGCAGCTCGTCCTGGAATACAGGTGGCCGGGCGGTTTTTTTCGGCAGGTCGGAATACTCCGAGGCCTGCATGGTCATCACGTTGATCGGGCAGGCGCGTTCGATCAGCGTATTGAGATCGCGGGTGATGCTGTCTTTGTCGAGGGTCATTTCCGGCAGATCGAAATCCAGTCGGCCCTTGTCGACGCTGATACTGCAACCGGTCACCGGTGCGTCGATGAGCGCACCCAGCAGATGCAGGCAGGTGTGCATCTTCATGTGCTGGTAACGCCGTTGCCAGTCGAGGCTGGCGTTGAGCAGTGCGCCGGTACACAGCTGTGGCGGGCACTCCTGCACCTGATGCCAGATGATCGACGGCAACAGAGGATCGCGCACGGTGCCGGTCACCGCGATCCGGGTGCCATCGACCAGGCTGAAATACCCCGTGTCGCCCGGCTGCCCGCCGCCGGTGGGATAGAACAGGGTGTGTTCGAGCACGACGGCCTGATCGACCACGGCGATTACCCGGGCCCCAAAGTCCCGCCGGTAGGGTTCACTGTTAAACAGGCTGAGGGTTTCCATGGTGTGTACCGACATTTGAACCTCCGATGTTCAAAGTTGAGTGGTATGTGTGAGCCCTTGTGCTCACGCCGGTCAGCGTTTGAGCGGCAGTTTGGTGATCGCGAAACCGGCGAGCAGGATCGCCGAATACAGCATCAGGTCCCGGGAGATCGGCGTGCCTTCGTACCAGGCCCCGATGAGCAGGGCGAACACCGGGAAGATGATGAACACAAACGACAGCAGCACCGGGCTCAGGCGTTTGAGCAGAATGAAATACACGATAAAACCGCCCACCGATGCCACCAGTCCGAGGTAGAGCAGGGCGCCCCAGGAACGTGCGGTGACGTCCTTGAACACCGGTGTTTCCAGGTTCAATCCGACAATAAATAACAGCAGTCCGGCGATGCCGATCGGCAGGGTGTTGTAAGTGATCACGCTGATCGCGCTGCCGTGTTTCTTGGTCACCACGTAGCACAGCGCATGCAGGATCGCCGCACACAGAATCGCCAGTACACCGAGCCATTCGGCCTGGTCCAGATGCAGGCCCTGGCTGCGAATGATCATGAACAGGCTGGCAAAACCGATGGCGATGCCGAGCATCTGCGTCGCAAGGATTTTCTCGCGCAGAAACAGCGCGGAGAACATCAGGATGAACACCGGCATACAGCTGAACAACAGCGCGGTCAGCCCCGACGAAACATGCAGTTCACCGTAGTTGAGCAAGTAGTACGGCAGGCTGAAATACGACAGGGTGACGAACACGAAAAACCAGCGGCTCTGCCGTGGGAACAGCAGCGGCTCCTTGCGCAGCACGGCAAAACTCAGAAACAGCGGAAAGGCAATCAGAAAACGCAGCCCCGCAGCCGTCAGCGGCGGCACGCTTTCCACCGCAATCTTGATCCCAAGCCAAGTGGTGCCCCAGCTCAGGCAGACGATCAGAAACAGCGTGCAGGTGAGCAAACCGGCGAGCCAGGGCTTGCTCGCGTTCAACGGTGTGCTGATGGCTATCGACATGTGTGTACTCCGCAGCGAAGAAATTGACCTCGTTGGTGAAAAGGGTTATCCCTGATTGCACCTGTTTTCAGCACGCTATTCGGGGCGACAATGACTGTCAAAGTAAGTATTGCCATGGTGTCAATCCTGCGCGATGGCCTGGCCAATGGTGTCGGCGTGAAATACAAGCGCTTGGCGGATGCGGTGGAACAAGCGATTGCCGAGGGTGCGATCGCTGCCGGCGCGAAGCTGCCGCCGCACCGGTTGTTGGCCGACAGCCTGGGTGTGACCATCGGCACCATCAGTCGCGCCTATGGCGAGTTGGAGCGGGTCGGTTTGGTCGTCGCGCGTGTAGGAGACGGTACTTTCGTGCGTCAGCGCGGGATGGAGCGAACGCGGGACAAGGGGTTTCGCAACGTCAGCGAAGAGCCGCGTGCTTGCTTCGACATGAGTCGGAATCAGCCGATTCCCGGGCAGGAAAGCGCTTTCATGAGTCTGACGCTGCAGGCGTTGGCCAACGATTCTCACAGCCTGCAGCAGTTGACCGGCTACACCGCCGAAAGCGGCTTGCCCCGGCATCGGCAGGCGGGTGCTTACTGGCTGAGCCATGGGGCATTTCAGGTGGATGCCGATCAGGTGTTGTGCGTCAACGGCGGTCAGCACGGGCTGCTGTGCGCATTGATGGGCTTGCTCAAGGCCGGTGATACCGTGGTCACCGAGCATCTTTCCTACCCGGGTTTGATCAGCGTCGCGCGCCAGCTCGGGATCAAACTGATTGGTGTCGCAATGGACGCTGAAGGCTTGTTGCCGTCGGCGCTGGAGGACGTCTGCCGACAGCATCGGGTGTCAGCGTTGTACTGCACGCCAACCCTCCAGAATCCTACCGCGGCGGTGATGTCGGTCCCACGCCGCGAAGCCATTGCCGAACTCTGCCGGCAACACAATCTGCTGATTTTCGAGGACGAGGCGCATGCGCTGCTGGATCGCCAGCGACCGCTGCCCCTGAGTGCGTTTGCGGCGGAGCGCTCGGTGCTGATCGGGAGTTTGAGCAAAGCGGTGTCAGCCGGGCTGCGTGTCGGTTACCTGCACGCGCCGCACGCGTTGCTCGGGCGTTTGAGTGCAGCCATTCGCGGGACGTGCTGGATGGCCAATCCGTTGGCAATGGAGGTGGCGTGCCGCTGGATCGAAAGCGGCATTGCCACACAGCTGCTCAACGAGCAAATCAGTGAAATTGGCCGGCGCAAGGCGTTGGTCAGCGCGGCGCTGAAAGACCTGGCGTACAGGACGCACGTCCACAGTCCGCACTTCTGGATCGAGGTGCCCGAGCTGTGGCGCGCGTC from Pseudomonas sp. P8_229 encodes:
- a CDS encoding alanyl-tRNA editing protein, whose translation is MSVHTMETLSLFNSEPYRRDFGARVIAVVDQAVVLEHTLFYPTGGGQPGDTGYFSLVDGTRIAVTGTVRDPLLPSIIWHQVQECPPQLCTGALLNASLDWQRRYQHMKMHTCLHLLGALIDAPVTGCSISVDKGRLDFDLPEMTLDKDSITRDLNTLIERACPINVMTMQASEYSDLPKKTARPPVFQDELRVVEISGVDIQPCGGTHVHNTREIGRVYCEKIEKKSRTNRRVILRFEQA
- the prpD gene encoding 2-methylcitrate dehydratase, with product MSANVDLNNRPDYDRVLQDIADYVLTYKIESAEALDTARNCLMDTLGCGLLALRFPECTKHLGPIVEGTVVPFGARVPGTSYRLDPVKAAWDIGCIVRWLDYNDTWLAAEWGHPSDNLGAILAVADHLSQKRIANAETPLTVRDVLEAMIMAHEIQGVIALENSFNRVGLDHVMLVKVASTAVTAKLMGANREQLLSALSHAFADGQALRTYRHAPNAGSRKSWAAGDATSRGVRLADIALRGEMGIPGVLTARQWGFYDVSFSHTNNDLALKPEGKRAFSFSRPYGSYVMENVLFKISFPAEFHAQTACEAAVTLHPLVRNRLHEIDRIVITTHESAIRIISKVGPLANAADRDHCIQYMTAVPLAFGNLVAEQYEDDFHAAHPIIDVLREKMVIVEEPRFTREYLEADKRSIANAVQVFFKDGSSTENVMVEYPIGHRRRRAEGIALLEDKFKANLATRFTGQRSHQIFTLCKDQAQLEATPVQRFVDLLVI
- a CDS encoding DMT family transporter, whose protein sequence is MSIAISTPLNASKPWLAGLLTCTLFLIVCLSWGTTWLGIKIAVESVPPLTAAGLRFLIAFPLFLSFAVLRKEPLLFPRQSRWFFVFVTLSYFSLPYYLLNYGELHVSSGLTALLFSCMPVFILMFSALFLREKILATQMLGIAIGFASLFMIIRSQGLHLDQAEWLGVLAILCAAILHALCYVVTKKHGSAISVITYNTLPIGIAGLLLFIVGLNLETPVFKDVTARSWGALLYLGLVASVGGFIVYFILLKRLSPVLLSFVFIIFPVFALLIGAWYEGTPISRDLMLYSAILLAGFAITKLPLKR
- a CDS encoding PLP-dependent aminotransferase family protein; amino-acid sequence: MTVKVSIAMVSILRDGLANGVGVKYKRLADAVEQAIAEGAIAAGAKLPPHRLLADSLGVTIGTISRAYGELERVGLVVARVGDGTFVRQRGMERTRDKGFRNVSEEPRACFDMSRNQPIPGQESAFMSLTLQALANDSHSLQQLTGYTAESGLPRHRQAGAYWLSHGAFQVDADQVLCVNGGQHGLLCALMGLLKAGDTVVTEHLSYPGLISVARQLGIKLIGVAMDAEGLLPSALEDVCRQHRVSALYCTPTLQNPTAAVMSVPRREAIAELCRQHNLLIFEDEAHALLDRQRPLPLSAFAAERSVLIGSLSKAVSAGLRVGYLHAPHALLGRLSAAIRGTCWMANPLAMEVACRWIESGIATQLLNEQISEIGRRKALVSAALKDLAYRTHVHSPHFWIEVPELWRASQIAAELKENNYLVATAEAFAVGHGAVPQFIRASVCNSVGNDRLLLAGFEALARALTETV